The Chryseolinea soli genome contains a region encoding:
- a CDS encoding RNA polymerase sigma factor: MEDKELLLKLRNSETRNYGFNLLVREYQRRVYWHVRKMVIDHDDADDITQEVFIKIHKHIDSFREDAQLYTWIYRIATNECLTFLQRKKRRFFLPIGDVEGELTAKLDSNPTLTGDEIQLKLQKALLKLPDKQRLVFNMKYFDDMSYEQISEITDTTVGALKASYHHAVKKIEDYLSE; this comes from the coding sequence TTGGAAGACAAAGAACTGTTACTCAAACTGCGAAATTCGGAAACCCGTAATTATGGGTTCAACTTGCTCGTGCGCGAATATCAGAGGCGGGTGTACTGGCATGTCCGCAAAATGGTGATCGACCACGACGATGCCGACGACATCACCCAGGAAGTCTTCATCAAGATCCACAAACACATCGACAGCTTTCGCGAGGATGCCCAGCTCTACACCTGGATCTATCGCATTGCCACCAACGAGTGCCTCACCTTTCTCCAACGCAAAAAACGCCGCTTCTTTTTACCCATCGGCGATGTGGAAGGCGAGCTGACGGCCAAGCTGGACAGCAACCCCACCCTCACCGGGGACGAGATCCAGTTGAAATTGCAAAAAGCCCTCTTGAAACTGCCGGACAAACAACGGCTGGTGTTCAACATGAAATACTTCGACGACATGTCCTACGAACAGATCAGCGAGATCACCGACACCACGGTGGGCGCGCTGAAGGCGAGCTATCACCACGCGGTGAAGAAAATTGAAGATTATTTATCAGAATGA
- a CDS encoding M1 family metallopeptidase, giving the protein MLKFASAFLIFFFFTIIHPISAQDYRWQQRVEYTMDVQLDVKTHKVTGTQKLVYYNNSKDTLNKVYYHLYFNAFQPGSMMDVRSRNYPDPDPRVKDRIFYLKENEIGYQHIQSLKQDGKDVGYLVDGTILEVTLAKPILPNTKTVFDMKFDSQVPIQIRRSGHDNKEGIAYSMTQWYPKMAEYDYRGWHAYPYVAREFHGVWGDFDVKITLDPTFVVAGTGKLMNADKIGYGYEKAGTTVKRPEGNLTWNFVAKNVIDFAFAADPDYTHDKAQVPNGPEVHFFYQKGEKTTENWAKMEPYAVQHFEFMNKTFGKYPYDTYSIIQGGDGGMEYPMCTLIMGEGTFAALEGVMSHEVSHSWFQGVLASNESLYPWMDEGYTDFASHESKAALFNTPVAEAHQGSYTGYFTLIKRGLQEPISQHADHYNTNTGYSTAAYSMGTIFLHQLKYVIGEENFYKGMRQYYNTWKFRHPEPNDFIRVMEKVSGLQLGWYLRYWVFTTKKIDYGIQSVVDQDGSTYVTLERIGEFPMPVDLLVTYKDGSKEMFYVPLNETLGNKPVEDKTIPRTDLEAWPWVNPTYTVKVAHKADDIAFVQIDPSQRMADVEMKNNTIDIQEGLKAYEDPTQK; this is encoded by the coding sequence ATGTTAAAATTTGCGAGTGCCTTTCTTATTTTCTTCTTTTTCACCATCATCCACCCCATTTCAGCACAGGATTACCGCTGGCAGCAGCGCGTGGAATACACCATGGACGTGCAACTGGATGTGAAGACGCACAAGGTCACCGGCACGCAAAAGCTCGTGTATTACAACAACTCCAAAGACACGCTCAACAAAGTCTACTACCACCTCTACTTCAACGCGTTCCAGCCGGGCAGCATGATGGACGTTCGCTCGCGTAACTATCCGGATCCCGACCCCCGCGTGAAGGACCGCATCTTTTATCTGAAAGAAAACGAGATCGGCTACCAGCACATCCAAAGCCTGAAACAAGACGGCAAGGACGTGGGCTATCTCGTGGACGGCACCATCCTGGAAGTGACGCTTGCCAAACCGATCCTTCCCAACACCAAGACCGTGTTCGACATGAAGTTCGACTCGCAAGTGCCCATCCAAATCCGGCGCTCCGGCCACGACAACAAGGAAGGCATTGCCTATTCCATGACCCAATGGTATCCCAAAATGGCCGAGTACGACTACCGCGGCTGGCACGCCTACCCCTATGTGGCCCGCGAATTTCACGGCGTCTGGGGCGATTTCGATGTGAAGATCACCCTCGACCCCACGTTTGTGGTGGCCGGCACCGGCAAACTGATGAATGCCGACAAGATCGGCTATGGCTATGAGAAAGCGGGCACCACCGTGAAGCGCCCCGAGGGAAACCTCACCTGGAATTTCGTGGCCAAGAACGTGATCGATTTTGCCTTTGCCGCCGACCCCGACTACACCCACGACAAAGCCCAGGTGCCCAACGGCCCCGAAGTGCATTTCTTTTATCAAAAAGGCGAAAAAACGACCGAGAACTGGGCCAAGATGGAACCCTATGCCGTGCAGCATTTCGAGTTCATGAACAAGACCTTTGGCAAATACCCCTACGACACCTATTCCATCATCCAAGGTGGCGACGGCGGCATGGAATATCCCATGTGCACGTTGATCATGGGCGAAGGAACCTTTGCTGCCCTGGAAGGTGTCATGTCGCACGAAGTATCGCACAGTTGGTTCCAGGGCGTGCTGGCCTCGAACGAATCGCTCTATCCCTGGATGGATGAAGGCTATACCGATTTTGCCAGTCACGAATCCAAAGCCGCGTTGTTCAACACGCCGGTGGCGGAGGCACACCAGGGAAGTTATACCGGATATTTTACGCTCATCAAACGCGGCCTGCAGGAACCCATCAGCCAGCATGCCGACCACTACAACACCAACACCGGCTACAGCACGGCAGCCTATTCCATGGGTACCATCTTCCTTCACCAATTGAAGTATGTCATCGGCGAAGAGAATTTCTACAAAGGCATGCGTCAATACTACAACACCTGGAAGTTCAGGCATCCCGAACCAAACGATTTCATCCGCGTGATGGAAAAAGTTTCGGGATTGCAATTGGGTTGGTATTTGCGCTATTGGGTGTTCACCACGAAGAAGATCGATTACGGCATCCAAAGCGTTGTGGACCAGGATGGCAGCACCTATGTGACGCTGGAGCGGATCGGCGAGTTCCCCATGCCGGTGGACCTGCTGGTGACTTACAAGGACGGCTCCAAAGAAATGTTCTACGTTCCCCTCAATGAAACACTGGGCAACAAACCCGTAGAAGACAAAACCATTCCACGCACCGATCTGGAAGCGTGGCCCTGGGTGAATCCCACCTACACCGTGAAGGTGGCGCACAAAGCAGACGACATTGCGTTTGTGCAGATCGATCCCTCACAACGCATGGCCGATGTGGAGATGAAGAACAACACCATCGACATCCAGGAAGGCTTGAAAGCCTACGAAGATCCCACACAAAAGTAA
- the ligA gene encoding NAD-dependent DNA ligase LigA, protein MKPEQAKAEIEKLTEKINHHNDLYYQQNRTEISDLEFDKLLEKLIALEEEFPQFKDSHSPTQRVGGTVTKEFATVYHKYPMLSLSNTYSQEELEDFDGRVAKALDGEAYEYFCELKFDGVSISLTYENGLLTRGVTRGDGVRGDDVTANVMTVRNIPLKAKGKNVPPAFEVRGEVFMPKHAFQQLNKEREDIGEEKYANARNTTSGTLKMQNSAEVARRKLDCFAYYLLGDETGLKTHEESIHKLESWRFNVSPTYKKCKNIQEVLEYIQHWENKRQELPLETDGVVIKVNSLEQQRQLGFTAKSPRWAIAYKYKAQSISTRLNGITYQVGRTGAVTPVAELEPVFLAGTTVKRASLHNANEIARLDLRIGDYVYVEKGGEIIPKVTGVEMEKRPKGSAPVVYIDKCPECGTKLVRVEGEAAFYCPNLDGCPPQIRGRIEHFIQRKAMDIDSLGEKTIEQLHLLGLVKSPADLYDLKKEDLLRLEGFKEKSAQNLLAGIDKSREVPFESVLFAIGIRYVGKTVAEKLARYFKTIEKVAAASKEELLAAPEIGEKIAQTVFDYFRNPESQREIARLKAAGLHFESTAKEPEKESDVLGNKSFVISGVFEKYEREELQEIILKNGGRVLSSVSGKLDYLLAGDNMGPSKREKAEKLGVTIISELDFEKLMKG, encoded by the coding sequence ATGAAACCCGAACAGGCAAAAGCAGAGATCGAAAAACTCACCGAAAAGATCAATCACCACAATGATCTTTACTATCAACAGAACCGCACCGAGATCAGCGACCTGGAGTTCGACAAGCTCCTGGAAAAACTGATTGCGCTGGAGGAAGAATTTCCGCAGTTCAAGGACTCCCACTCTCCCACACAACGGGTGGGTGGCACTGTGACCAAGGAGTTTGCTACCGTCTATCACAAGTATCCCATGCTCTCGCTGAGCAATACCTACAGCCAGGAAGAGCTGGAGGACTTCGACGGGCGCGTCGCCAAGGCACTCGACGGCGAGGCCTATGAATATTTTTGCGAACTAAAATTCGACGGCGTCTCCATCAGCCTCACCTACGAGAACGGTCTGCTCACCCGGGGCGTCACCCGCGGCGACGGCGTGCGCGGCGACGATGTGACAGCCAACGTGATGACTGTCCGCAACATTCCCCTGAAAGCAAAAGGCAAAAACGTTCCACCCGCCTTTGAAGTGCGCGGCGAAGTGTTCATGCCCAAGCATGCCTTTCAACAGTTGAACAAAGAGCGCGAAGACATTGGCGAAGAAAAATACGCCAACGCCCGCAATACCACCTCGGGCACGCTGAAAATGCAAAACTCCGCCGAAGTGGCGCGACGCAAACTGGATTGCTTTGCCTACTATCTGCTGGGCGACGAAACCGGGCTGAAGACGCACGAGGAAAGCATTCACAAACTCGAATCGTGGCGCTTCAACGTATCGCCTACCTACAAAAAGTGTAAGAATATTCAGGAGGTGCTCGAATATATTCAGCATTGGGAGAACAAACGCCAGGAGTTGCCCCTGGAGACCGACGGTGTGGTGATCAAAGTGAACAGCCTTGAGCAACAACGCCAGCTGGGCTTCACCGCAAAAAGTCCGCGGTGGGCCATTGCCTATAAATACAAAGCCCAGAGCATCAGCACGCGGCTGAACGGCATCACCTACCAGGTGGGCCGCACCGGTGCCGTGACACCAGTAGCCGAACTGGAACCCGTTTTCCTGGCCGGCACCACCGTGAAGCGCGCGTCGCTTCACAATGCCAACGAGATCGCCCGGTTGGACCTGCGCATCGGCGATTATGTTTATGTCGAAAAGGGTGGCGAGATCATTCCGAAGGTCACTGGTGTGGAGATGGAGAAACGGCCCAAAGGAAGTGCGCCCGTGGTCTACATCGACAAATGTCCCGAATGTGGCACCAAACTCGTACGCGTGGAAGGCGAAGCCGCGTTCTATTGCCCCAACCTCGACGGCTGTCCACCCCAGATCAGGGGGCGCATCGAACATTTTATCCAGCGCAAGGCGATGGACATCGACTCGCTGGGTGAAAAAACGATCGAGCAACTGCACCTGCTTGGGCTTGTAAAAAGTCCCGCCGATCTCTACGACCTGAAGAAAGAAGACTTGCTGCGCCTGGAGGGTTTCAAGGAGAAATCGGCGCAAAATCTGTTGGCCGGCATCGACAAATCGCGCGAAGTGCCGTTTGAGAGTGTACTGTTTGCCATCGGCATCCGCTACGTGGGCAAGACGGTGGCCGAAAAGCTGGCGCGCTATTTCAAGACCATCGAAAAGGTAGCCGCCGCCTCCAAAGAGGAATTGCTGGCCGCCCCGGAGATCGGTGAAAAAATCGCCCAAACGGTTTTTGATTACTTCCGAAACCCGGAAAGTCAGCGAGAGATCGCGCGCCTCAAAGCGGCCGGTCTCCATTTTGAAAGCACGGCTAAAGAACCCGAAAAGGAAAGCGATGTGCTCGGAAACAAGTCGTTCGTGATCTCGGGTGTTTTTGAGAAGTACGAACGGGAGGAATTACAGGAGATCATCCTCAAGAATGGCGGCCGGGTGCTGTCTTCTGTTTCCGGAAAGTTGGATTATTTGCTGGCAGGTGATAATATGGGGCCTTCAAAGCGCGAGAAGGCGGAAAAACTCGGTGTGACGATTATTTCCGAACTGGATTTTGAAAAATTGATGAAAGGATAA
- a CDS encoding DUF6913 domain-containing protein — translation MRTDRLLKKNKAVRSTVSYKKAEKIGIIFSVEDKPKHDTVKELVRKFEQDGKQVEVLEFLPNNKDNYEFKFNFFSEKDLSLLGHITSPDAINFAEVPFDFLYYLDTTPNPLVLNILARSQAKCRVGCAWEDGLPYFEFMIDSLNGLREMIDSMYKYTTQLK, via the coding sequence ATGAGGACGGACCGGTTGCTGAAAAAAAATAAGGCAGTCCGGAGTACCGTATCGTATAAAAAAGCGGAGAAGATCGGCATTATTTTCAGCGTAGAGGATAAACCCAAGCACGACACGGTAAAAGAACTGGTCCGTAAATTCGAACAGGATGGCAAGCAGGTAGAGGTGCTGGAGTTTCTACCCAACAACAAGGACAACTACGAATTCAAATTCAACTTCTTCTCCGAAAAGGACCTCTCCCTATTGGGCCACATCACCTCGCCGGACGCCATCAACTTTGCGGAGGTCCCGTTCGACTTTTTATACTATCTCGACACCACGCCCAATCCGCTGGTGCTCAACATCCTGGCGCGCAGCCAGGCCAAGTGCCGCGTAGGATGCGCCTGGGAAGACGGCCTCCCGTATTTTGAATTCATGATCGATTCCCTGAATGGCCTCCGGGAAATGATCGACAGCATGTACAAGTACACAACCCAATTAAAATAA
- the dapA gene encoding 4-hydroxy-tetrahydrodipicolinate synthase, with product MKKLYGTGVALVTPFTETLAVDYKALKKLLQHTAKGADYYVVMGTTGESVTCSDEEKAKVLQFVKDNNPKGLPIVYGIGGNNTAHVVDEIKAADLRGVTAILSVSPYYSKPSQEGIYRHYKAVADASPIPVLLYNVPGRTGSNVTAETTLRLAGHKNVIGVKDACGSMEQFLKIAKEMPKDFLLISGDDMWALPVYALGGKGIISVLANAYPQIFKKIKEHAFAGSFPKGALEQAKLLEINGPMYEEANPVGIKYVLSKMGIIAPHVRLPLAGPSEGLKTKIDLLMADIKK from the coding sequence ATGAAAAAACTTTACGGAACAGGCGTGGCACTGGTCACGCCGTTTACGGAGACCTTAGCGGTAGACTACAAGGCCTTAAAAAAACTTCTTCAGCACACCGCCAAGGGTGCCGACTACTATGTGGTGATGGGCACCACAGGCGAGTCTGTTACCTGTTCGGATGAAGAAAAGGCCAAGGTGCTCCAGTTCGTAAAGGATAACAATCCCAAAGGCCTTCCCATCGTCTATGGCATCGGGGGCAACAATACGGCTCACGTCGTCGACGAGATCAAAGCCGCGGACCTCCGGGGCGTGACGGCCATCCTGTCGGTGAGCCCCTATTACAGCAAGCCCTCGCAGGAAGGCATTTACAGGCATTATAAGGCCGTGGCCGATGCCAGCCCCATTCCGGTGCTGCTCTACAACGTTCCGGGCCGTACGGGCTCTAATGTGACCGCAGAGACCACTTTGCGGCTGGCCGGGCACAAGAACGTCATCGGCGTAAAAGATGCCTGCGGCAGCATGGAACAGTTCCTGAAGATCGCGAAAGAAATGCCGAAGGATTTCCTGCTTATTTCGGGTGATGATATGTGGGCGCTCCCGGTATATGCCCTGGGCGGAAAAGGCATCATCTCCGTTTTGGCCAACGCCTATCCACAGATCTTCAAGAAGATCAAGGAGCACGCCTTTGCCGGGAGTTTCCCGAAAGGCGCCCTGGAGCAAGCAAAATTGCTGGAAATCAATGGCCCGATGTACGAGGAAGCCAATCCCGTGGGCATCAAATATGTATTGTCGAAGATGGGCATCATCGCCCCCCACGTGCGCCTTCCGCTGGCGGGTCCTTCCGAAGGGCTGAAAACAAAGATCGACCTGTTGATGGCCGACATCAAGAAATAA
- a CDS encoding histone H1, with amino-acid sequence MQKFEELKNLIASLEGDADKFYNKGNSAAGTRVRKGMQDLKNLAQAIRSEVQDIKNKA; translated from the coding sequence ATGCAAAAGTTTGAAGAGCTCAAGAATCTCATTGCTTCGCTTGAAGGAGATGCTGACAAATTCTATAATAAAGGCAACAGCGCCGCTGGCACCCGTGTAAGAAAGGGTATGCAAGATCTGAAAAACCTTGCTCAAGCTATTCGTTCTGAGGTTCAGGATATAAAGAATAAAGCCTAA
- a CDS encoding aminotransferase class I/II-fold pyridoxal phosphate-dependent enzyme, translating to MVDLFEKLRMEAGPLAKYSHLPDDYFFFPKLEGEIGPRMMFNGREVLNWSLNNYLGLANHPEVRKADADSAAQYGMGLPMGARMMSGNSVHHLELERQLAEFVKKEDVMLLNFGYQGVVSIIDALVDRKDVIVYDAESHACIIDGVRLHMGKRFVYSHNDMDSLEKQLQRATKLADETGGGILVITEGVFGMSGKQGDLKGVVALKKKYNFRLFVDDAHGFGTMGKTGAGTAEEQGVQDEVDLYFSTFAKSMASIGAFVAGDKRILKYLRYSVRSQIYAKSLPMPLVIGAMKRLELLKKNPELKDNLWKIVNAMQDGLKARGFNIGTTTSPVTPVLFKGGVGEAANMSMDLRENFNIFCSVVIYPVVPKDVIMFRIIPTAVHTLADVEMTLSAFSKLKEKLDNGFYKEEVLVSVTKGM from the coding sequence ATGGTAGATTTATTTGAAAAGCTCAGAATGGAGGCCGGACCCCTGGCCAAGTATTCACACCTTCCGGACGACTATTTCTTCTTCCCCAAGTTGGAAGGCGAGATCGGTCCCCGCATGATGTTCAACGGCAGAGAAGTATTGAATTGGAGTTTGAATAACTACCTCGGGTTGGCCAACCACCCCGAAGTGAGAAAAGCCGACGCGGATTCGGCGGCGCAATACGGCATGGGTCTTCCCATGGGTGCGCGCATGATGTCGGGCAACTCGGTGCACCACCTGGAGCTCGAGCGCCAGCTGGCGGAGTTTGTGAAGAAGGAGGACGTGATGTTGCTCAACTTCGGCTATCAGGGCGTGGTGTCCATCATCGACGCGCTGGTTGACCGCAAAGACGTGATCGTATACGACGCAGAGTCACATGCCTGTATCATCGACGGTGTTCGCCTGCACATGGGCAAGCGCTTTGTCTATTCCCACAACGACATGGACAGCCTGGAGAAACAACTCCAGCGCGCCACCAAGCTGGCCGACGAAACCGGCGGCGGCATTCTGGTCATCACCGAAGGCGTTTTCGGTATGTCAGGTAAACAAGGCGACCTCAAGGGCGTAGTGGCCCTGAAGAAGAAATACAATTTTAGATTGTTCGTCGACGATGCACACGGCTTTGGCACGATGGGCAAGACAGGTGCCGGCACAGCCGAAGAGCAAGGCGTACAGGATGAAGTGGATCTGTACTTCTCCACCTTCGCAAAATCCATGGCCAGCATTGGCGCATTTGTGGCCGGCGACAAGAGGATCCTCAAGTATCTCCGCTATAGCGTACGTTCGCAGATCTATGCGAAGAGCCTTCCCATGCCACTGGTGATCGGTGCCATGAAGCGCCTGGAATTGTTGAAGAAGAACCCCGAATTGAAGGATAACCTCTGGAAGATCGTAAACGCCATGCAGGACGGTTTAAAGGCCCGTGGCTTCAATATCGGCACCACGACATCGCCCGTTACGCCCGTGCTTTTCAAAGGCGGTGTGGGCGAAGCTGCCAACATGTCGATGGACTTGCGCGAAAACTTCAATATTTTCTGTTCGGTGGTGATCTATCCTGTTGTTCCTAAGGATGTTATCATGTTCCGGATCATCCCGACCGCCGTCCACACCCTGGCCGACGTAGAGATGACCTTGAGCGCCTTCTCCAAGCTGAAAGAGAAGCTCGACAACGGGTTCTACAAGGAAGAAGTGTTGGTGTCGGTGACCAAGGGAATGTAA